From Myxococcus xanthus, one genomic window encodes:
- a CDS encoding BP74-related protein: MATPTRFAFTQPSSPGTEFIIELTDENTIAHARRILSGEEKNEIHVHGRIIKRTQPYNPRFSFHLDPATIRFFEIAIEVCDANMVYVEDHLDEAGGAFLPGGHWCPWDSKLTREVT; the protein is encoded by the coding sequence ATGGCGACCCCAACCCGCTTCGCATTTACCCAGCCGAGCTCGCCGGGCACCGAGTTCATCATCGAGCTGACGGACGAAAACACGATTGCCCATGCGCGAAGGATTCTCTCAGGCGAAGAGAAGAACGAGATTCACGTGCATGGACGAATCATCAAGAGGACCCAGCCATACAACCCGAGGTTCTCATTCCATTTGGACCCGGCCACCATCCGGTTCTTCGAGATTGCCATCGAGGTCTGCGACGCGAACATGGTGTACGTAGAGGACCATCTGGATGAGGCGGGCGGCGCGTTCCTGCCGGGGGGCCACTGGTGCCCGTGGGACTCCAAGCTGACGCGTGAGGTGACTTGA